The Nitrospiria bacterium genome includes a window with the following:
- a CDS encoding antibiotic biosynthesis monooxygenase yields MIVVANRIPVVKGREQEFERQFLGRPKLADMMPGFIRNEFLKPLNNDYYVVLSYWESREEFEAWVKSEGYQKNQARKMNRDFLSGPVQMDLHEVIGISERVREM; encoded by the coding sequence ATGATCGTCGTTGCAAATCGGATTCCGGTCGTGAAAGGCCGCGAACAGGAGTTTGAAAGACAGTTTCTCGGAAGGCCTAAACTGGCCGATATGATGCCGGGGTTTATCCGAAACGAATTTCTGAAGCCGCTCAACAACGATTATTACGTCGTGTTAAGCTATTGGGAAAGCCGCGAGGAGTTCGAAGCCTGGGTGAAGAGCGAAGGCTATCAGAAGAATCAGGCCCGGAAGATGAATCGCGATTTTCTGTCGGGACCGGTTCAGATGGATCTTCATGAAGTGATCGGGATATCGGAACGCGTGAGGGAGATGTAA
- a CDS encoding MBL fold metallo-hydrolase, whose protein sequence is MANVLEKNKPALFLHQVELGPMQNFVYLIGCEKTREAAVVDPAWDVPAILAIAKNHGFQIKTVLLTHTHFDHINGVEELLKQTDARVFVHKKEAAALRYGGGNIKKIESGDAVKVGDLNITFIHTPGHTPGSQCFYVGDRLITGDTLFINGCGRCDLPGGSPEEMYHSLTGTLRRLDDHIKVYPGHHYAPVPVSTLGDEKRQNPFLTSGSIEEFLRRTMGR, encoded by the coding sequence ATGGCCAACGTCCTCGAAAAGAACAAGCCGGCCCTGTTTTTGCACCAGGTCGAGCTCGGTCCCATGCAAAACTTCGTCTATTTGATCGGCTGCGAGAAGACGCGCGAGGCGGCGGTGGTGGATCCGGCCTGGGATGTTCCGGCGATCCTCGCGATTGCGAAGAACCATGGATTCCAAATCAAGACGGTCCTTCTGACCCATACCCATTTCGACCATATCAACGGCGTGGAAGAACTTCTGAAGCAAACGGACGCCCGTGTTTTTGTCCATAAGAAGGAGGCCGCCGCGCTCCGGTACGGAGGCGGCAACATCAAGAAGATTGAGAGCGGAGATGCGGTCAAGGTGGGTGATTTGAACATTACCTTTATCCATACGCCCGGTCACACCCCGGGATCGCAGTGTTTCTATGTGGGCGACCGACTGATCACGGGGGACACGCTGTTTATCAACGGGTGCGGGCGCTGCGACCTTCCCGGAGGGAGTCCGGAAGAAATGTATCACAGCCTGACCGGCACCCTTAGACGTTTGGATGATCACATCAAGGTTTATCCCGGTCATCATTACGCCCCCGTGCCGGTCTCGACCCTCGGCGATGAGAAACGCCAAAACCCATTTCTGACCAGCGGCTCCATCGAGGAATTTCTCCGACGGACGATGGGACGCTGA
- a CDS encoding CBS domain-containing protein: MDLLNMLVNKKIETIEHDAVLKTAAQRMRDHRIGSLIVTRGGRPVGIISETDLARKAVAEGLNPEQAHISSIMSSPIISIEITETPERANDLMKEKGIRHLGITEEGRLTGIISVRDLLRYFKVYYDGIGTLKAKKQP, translated from the coding sequence ATGGATTTGCTGAATATGCTCGTGAATAAGAAAATCGAGACGATTGAACACGATGCTGTTCTGAAAACCGCCGCCCAACGGATGCGGGATCATCGAATCGGCTCTCTAATCGTGACCCGGGGCGGTCGTCCGGTCGGGATCATCAGCGAGACGGACTTGGCCCGCAAGGCCGTCGCGGAAGGGCTGAATCCCGAGCAGGCCCATATTTCGTCCATCATGAGCAGTCCGATTATTTCGATCGAAATCACCGAGACGCCGGAGCGTGCGAATGATTTGATGAAGGAAAAGGGAATCCGGCATCTGGGCATCACGGAGGAGGGGCGATTGACCGGGATCATCTCGGTGCGCGACCTGCTGAGATATTTCAAGGTCTACTACGATGGGATCGGGACTTTAAAGGCTAAAAAACAACCATGA
- a CDS encoding LOG family protein, translating into MGKRYSLEQGSFDDHIMNLIQMCGGSPHADLIKEIIVTALKLVEDPAARIDVKILNAALRELRFAFKLFSGYRHIRKVTIFGSARTAETDPTYLQAASFAHKIVRRGYMVITGAGDGIMKGAQEGAGRKMSFGVNIQLPFEQSPNVYIENDPKLVTFKYFFTRKLIFVKETDAIALFPGGFGTLDEMFESLTLVQTGKSDIMPIVLIDAPGGTYWSEWRRNLEKNLLKRGLIAPEDMHFFKITDDVDVAVKEVTGFYHNYHSSRYIGDQLIIRLQRPLSDALLDKLNGSFNDILTQGRFVRQSAAPEESDEPDLNHLPRLAFRFNRKSFGRLRNLIETLNTE; encoded by the coding sequence ATGGGCAAACGCTACAGTCTTGAGCAGGGCAGTTTTGACGACCACATCATGAACCTGATTCAGATGTGCGGCGGGTCCCCCCATGCCGATCTGATCAAGGAGATCATCGTGACGGCCTTGAAGTTGGTGGAAGACCCGGCCGCCCGCATCGACGTCAAAATCCTGAATGCGGCGTTGAGGGAGTTGCGGTTTGCCTTTAAACTCTTCTCCGGCTACCGTCATATTCGCAAGGTGACCATATTCGGTTCGGCGCGTACGGCCGAGACCGATCCAACTTACCTGCAGGCCGCCAGCTTCGCCCACAAGATTGTTCGCCGCGGGTACATGGTGATTACCGGCGCGGGAGACGGCATCATGAAGGGCGCGCAAGAAGGGGCCGGCCGGAAAATGAGTTTTGGCGTGAACATCCAGCTCCCGTTCGAGCAGTCACCCAATGTGTATATCGAGAATGATCCGAAACTGGTGACCTTTAAATATTTTTTCACCCGGAAGCTGATCTTTGTTAAAGAAACGGACGCCATCGCCCTCTTCCCGGGGGGATTTGGAACCCTGGACGAGATGTTCGAATCGCTGACCTTGGTCCAGACCGGAAAGAGCGACATCATGCCGATTGTGCTGATCGACGCCCCGGGCGGGACCTACTGGTCGGAGTGGCGTCGGAACCTTGAAAAAAATCTTTTGAAGCGGGGACTGATCGCGCCCGAAGACATGCATTTTTTCAAGATTACGGATGATGTGGATGTCGCGGTCAAAGAGGTGACCGGCTTTTATCACAATTATCATTCCTCCCGGTATATCGGGGATCAATTGATCATTCGCCTGCAACGGCCCCTTTCCGATGCGCTGTTGGACAAGCTCAACGGAAGTTTTAACGACATTCTAACTCAAGGACGGTTTGTGAGACAGTCGGCCGCCCCGGAAGAGTCCGATGAACCGGATTTGAACCACTTGCCGCGGCTGGCGTTCCGGTTCAATCGGAAGAGCTTTGGCCGCCTCCGTAACTTGATCGAAACGTTGAACACGGAGTAG
- a CDS encoding long-chain fatty acid--CoA ligase, which yields MQKLWLKSYERGVPASINYANITLQQLLFETVRRFPKRPALIYYGNTITYEQLDLLSNRLANALIEMGVQKGDRVAIMLPNVPQCLIGYFGALKAGAIVVQTNPLYVERELEQQLNDSGAETIVALDIFYEKISRIRHRVPLKRIILTGVGDYLPPLLRLFYPIKAMKEGQWVRVSHQPPVYDFRKLLKRSEGVQPIVPVKPDDTALLQYTGGTTGVPKGVMLSHNNLMANAVQCRHWMPSLRDGEEVFLGVVPFFHVYGLSTCMNLGLLTGSCIVLLPRFKTDDVLKTIVRHRVTIFMGVQAMYVAINNYSRIGQFDLSSIRICISGAGPLHREVQDRFEELTGGKLVEGYGLSEASPVTHCTPIHGLRKKGSIGLPFPDTDARIMDRETGRQELPIGEIGELAVRGPQVMQGYWNKDDETKQVLRDGWLYTGDMARMDEDGYFYIVDRKKDMIKTRGENVYPREVEEVLFRHPKIKEAVVIGIPDTFSVELIKAYVVLKEHEHATEEEIRDYCRKELAKFKVPKWVEFRKELPKTMVGKVLRRILLEEELGRKRSEVVR from the coding sequence ATGCAGAAGCTCTGGCTCAAATCGTACGAGCGTGGCGTTCCGGCGAGCATTAATTATGCCAATATTACCCTGCAGCAACTTCTGTTCGAAACCGTCCGGCGATTCCCAAAACGTCCCGCATTGATCTATTACGGCAATACCATCACCTACGAACAGCTCGATCTCCTGAGCAACCGACTGGCCAATGCCCTCATCGAAATGGGGGTGCAGAAAGGGGATCGCGTGGCCATCATGCTCCCGAATGTTCCCCAGTGCCTCATCGGTTACTTCGGCGCTTTGAAGGCCGGCGCGATCGTGGTTCAGACCAACCCGCTCTACGTCGAGCGGGAACTGGAACAACAACTGAACGATTCCGGGGCCGAGACAATCGTTGCGCTGGACATCTTTTACGAAAAGATATCCCGGATCCGCCACCGGGTTCCTCTCAAACGGATTATCCTGACCGGCGTTGGGGATTATCTCCCTCCTTTACTCCGGTTGTTCTATCCCATCAAAGCGATGAAAGAGGGGCAGTGGGTCCGGGTTTCCCATCAACCGCCGGTTTACGACTTCCGGAAGTTGTTGAAACGCTCGGAAGGCGTCCAGCCCATCGTTCCGGTCAAACCGGATGACACGGCCCTCCTTCAATACACCGGAGGAACCACGGGCGTTCCGAAGGGCGTGATGTTGAGCCACAACAATCTAATGGCCAACGCCGTTCAATGCCGACACTGGATGCCCTCGCTCCGAGACGGGGAGGAAGTCTTTCTCGGCGTGGTTCCGTTCTTTCATGTCTACGGCCTGAGCACCTGCATGAACCTCGGTCTATTGACCGGGTCCTGCATCGTCCTCCTTCCCCGTTTCAAAACGGATGACGTACTCAAGACGATCGTCCGGCACCGGGTCACCATCTTCATGGGCGTTCAGGCGATGTACGTCGCCATCAACAATTATTCCCGCATCGGTCAGTTCGATCTTTCATCGATTCGTATCTGCATCAGCGGCGCGGGGCCGCTTCACCGGGAGGTCCAGGACCGATTTGAGGAACTGACCGGCGGAAAGCTGGTCGAGGGCTACGGATTGAGCGAGGCCTCGCCGGTCACACATTGCACGCCGATCCACGGCCTTCGGAAGAAAGGCTCCATCGGCCTGCCGTTTCCGGACACGGATGCCAGGATCATGGATCGAGAAACGGGCCGGCAAGAGCTGCCGATCGGGGAGATCGGCGAGCTGGCGGTCCGCGGGCCCCAAGTGATGCAGGGGTACTGGAACAAGGACGACGAGACCAAGCAGGTTCTCCGCGACGGATGGCTGTATACCGGCGACATGGCCCGGATGGATGAGGACGGCTATTTCTACATCGTGGACAGGAAAAAAGACATGATCAAGACCCGCGGCGAGAATGTCTATCCCCGGGAGGTGGAAGAGGTCCTGTTCCGACATCCGAAGATCAAAGAGGCCGTGGTCATCGGAATCCCGGACACGTTCAGCGTCGAGCTGATCAAGGCCTACGTGGTGCTGAAGGAGCACGAGCACGCGACCGAGGAAGAGATCCGCGACTACTGCCGGAAGGAGTTGGCCAAGTTCAAGGTCCCGAAGTGGGTCGAATTTCGGAAGGAGCTGCCCAAGACGATGGTGGGCAAAGTCTTACGGCGCATCCTGCTTGAAGAAGAGTTGGGCCGGAAAAGGTCGGAGGTCGTCCGGTGA
- a CDS encoding class I SAM-dependent methyltransferase, translating into MEPPLQNHEVALAYKRLTEDYDRIIERQPFFINAYRLYDKLLHHILDGKRYKKILDVGCGNAAQTVRLARYGDEVIGVDIAEDLLSVARERCRDFPNVRFMKEDARKLPFPDQTFDCVLSYGDVLSHITDGYERALSEISRVSRTGALISFEVDNKWNAGLLYKPRELRDAIRTRGRGHDTREWEGMRFKTFTHRELADLLNRHGFKMTGFHGHNILASLIPDRYVLEQYRRTFLGSLAVWLGTIDLAVSGMYPFNRFGFNIMVIARKN; encoded by the coding sequence ATGGAGCCGCCTTTGCAGAATCACGAAGTGGCGTTGGCCTACAAGCGCCTCACCGAAGATTATGATCGCATCATTGAACGCCAACCCTTTTTTATCAACGCCTATCGCCTCTATGATAAACTCCTGCATCACATCCTGGATGGAAAACGATACAAAAAGATTCTGGATGTCGGGTGCGGCAACGCGGCCCAAACGGTTCGGCTGGCCCGATACGGCGATGAAGTGATCGGCGTGGACATTGCCGAGGATCTTTTGTCCGTCGCCCGAGAGCGGTGTCGCGATTTTCCGAATGTCCGTTTCATGAAAGAGGATGCGCGTAAACTGCCCTTTCCGGATCAAACCTTCGATTGCGTCCTGTCGTACGGCGACGTATTGAGTCATATTACGGACGGATATGAGCGGGCCCTGTCCGAAATCAGCCGTGTCTCCAGGACCGGGGCCTTGATCTCGTTCGAGGTGGACAATAAGTGGAACGCCGGGCTCCTTTACAAGCCCCGTGAGCTTCGGGACGCGATCCGGACGCGGGGCCGCGGCCATGACACCCGGGAATGGGAAGGAATGCGGTTTAAGACCTTCACGCATCGGGAACTGGCGGATCTCTTGAACCGGCACGGGTTTAAAATGACCGGGTTTCACGGCCACAATATTTTGGCGTCTCTTATTCCGGATCGTTATGTACTGGAGCAGTATCGGCGGACGTTTTTGGGATCGCTGGCCGTATGGCTTGGAACGATCGACCTCGCGGTTTCTGGAATGTATCCGTTTAACCGTTTCGGGTTTAATATCATGGTCATCGCCCGGAAAAACTAG
- a CDS encoding thioesterase family protein, whose amino-acid sequence MNKVENDKEGWVPTYRGTVFPWHCDHIGHMNVMWFVGKFDEATWQLFSILGITASYIRKQSRGMAGLEQRVSYQRELRAGDVVSIRSGVLEMKEKVIRYVHEMRNDETGERSAMMIVTSVHMDTAKRKSCPFPKEIVEAGRAMIIPFDPLDWGFR is encoded by the coding sequence ATGAACAAGGTTGAAAACGACAAAGAAGGCTGGGTGCCGACCTATCGAGGCACCGTTTTTCCGTGGCATTGCGATCATATCGGCCATATGAACGTGATGTGGTTCGTCGGGAAGTTCGATGAGGCCACCTGGCAACTCTTCTCGATACTCGGAATTACAGCGTCCTACATCCGCAAACAGAGCCGGGGCATGGCCGGACTGGAGCAACGAGTTTCCTATCAGCGCGAGCTGAGAGCGGGCGACGTCGTCTCGATCCGATCCGGCGTTCTCGAGATGAAGGAAAAAGTGATCCGCTACGTTCACGAGATGCGGAACGACGAGACCGGCGAGCGGTCGGCCATGATGATCGTGACTTCCGTCCATATGGACACGGCCAAACGAAAATCCTGCCCGTTTCCAAAGGAAATCGTCGAAGCCGGCCGCGCCATGATCATTCCGTTTGATCCGCTGGATTGGGGATTTCGCTAG
- a CDS encoding sulfide-dependent adenosine diphosphate thiazole synthase, protein MNPRKITPLREADITRSIAQEFYKQFDQIIESDVVIIGAGPSGLVCGRELATAGLKVLIIEQNAHLGGGFWSGGYLMTKAAIAAPAHELLVKLGVHCTEVKPGMHIVEAAHACAKLIGAAYDAGVKVLNLTKVVDLIVRKDNKVEGVVVNWAPVENMGHDLVHVDPIALESKIVVDATGHDAVALQYLNKRGLYKTVPGNGAMWVEKSEQLVLDNTGEVYPNVFIVGLSVAAVYGTPRMGPAFGAMLMSGQIGADLIGKKLARS, encoded by the coding sequence ATGAATCCAAGAAAAATAACACCGTTGCGCGAGGCCGACATTACGCGGAGCATCGCGCAGGAGTTCTATAAACAGTTCGATCAGATCATCGAGTCCGATGTCGTCATCATCGGCGCCGGTCCTTCCGGTCTGGTCTGCGGGCGTGAGCTGGCGACGGCCGGGCTCAAGGTCCTGATCATCGAACAAAACGCGCACCTCGGCGGCGGCTTCTGGTCGGGCGGGTATCTCATGACCAAGGCGGCGATCGCCGCACCGGCGCATGAGCTTCTGGTCAAGCTGGGCGTCCATTGCACCGAGGTAAAGCCCGGGATGCATATCGTCGAGGCGGCGCACGCCTGCGCCAAGCTGATCGGCGCGGCGTACGACGCCGGCGTGAAGGTCTTGAACCTGACAAAAGTTGTGGACCTGATCGTTCGCAAGGACAACAAAGTGGAAGGCGTCGTCGTGAACTGGGCCCCGGTCGAGAACATGGGGCACGATCTCGTTCATGTCGACCCGATCGCACTGGAGTCCAAGATCGTCGTAGATGCGACGGGCCATGACGCGGTGGCGCTGCAGTATCTCAACAAACGGGGACTGTACAAGACCGTTCCGGGGAACGGCGCGATGTGGGTTGAGAAATCCGAACAGCTTGTCCTGGACAACACGGGCGAAGTTTATCCCAACGTCTTCATCGTCGGGCTGTCGGTCGCCGCGGTCTACGGCACCCCGCGCATGGGCCCGGCCTTCGGCGCGATGCTGATGTCGGGTCAGATCGGCGCGGACCTCATTGGGAAGAAACTGGCGCGGTCCTAA
- the msrA gene encoding peptide-methionine (S)-S-oxide reductase MsrA, with the protein MEVATLGGGCFWCLEAVFADLKGVEKVESGYSGGATVDPTYRQVCAGTTGHAEVVRVTFDPRVVSFKEILEVFFSIHDPTTLNRQGSDVGTQYRSAVYYHTPEQKTIAEQTIKEVNASGIWDAPIVTEIAPVSVFYKAEDYHQEYYKNHPEQMYCQLVIAPKVSKFRKQYIDKLKK; encoded by the coding sequence ATGGAAGTCGCGACGCTTGGCGGCGGCTGTTTCTGGTGCCTTGAGGCGGTTTTTGCGGATCTGAAAGGGGTCGAGAAGGTCGAGTCCGGATATTCCGGCGGCGCGACCGTCGATCCGACGTACCGTCAGGTGTGCGCCGGAACGACCGGCCATGCCGAGGTGGTCCGTGTCACGTTTGATCCCAGGGTCGTTTCTTTTAAAGAAATACTTGAAGTATTCTTCTCAATCCACGATCCAACTACACTCAATCGCCAGGGATCTGACGTGGGTACACAGTACCGTTCGGCTGTTTACTACCATACTCCGGAGCAGAAAACGATTGCCGAGCAGACGATCAAAGAAGTCAATGCGTCGGGAATCTGGGATGCGCCCATCGTGACGGAGATCGCCCCGGTCAGCGTATTTTACAAGGCTGAAGATTATCACCAGGAGTATTACAAGAATCATCCGGAACAGATGTACTGTCAACTGGTGATTGCGCCCAAAGTCTCAAAATTCCGAAAACAGTATATTGATAAATTGAAGAAGTAG
- a CDS encoding phosphomethylpyrimidine synthase ThiC (catalyzes the formation of 4-amino-2-methyl-5-phosphomethylpyrimidine from 5-amino-1-(5-phospho-D-ribosyl)imidazole and S-adenosyl-L-methionine in thiamine biosynthesis), which produces DPETAKAYHDATLPAEGAKIAHFCSMCGPHFCSMKITEDVREYAEEKALDEQAAIETGMKEKAEEFKKAGLKIYQ; this is translated from the coding sequence CGATCCCGAAACCGCAAAGGCCTATCATGACGCGACGCTTCCGGCCGAAGGCGCCAAGATCGCCCATTTCTGCTCGATGTGCGGCCCGCATTTCTGCTCCATGAAAATCACCGAGGATGTCCGGGAGTACGCCGAGGAAAAGGCGCTGGACGAGCAGGCCGCCATCGAGACCGGGATGAAGGAAAAGGCCGAGGAGTTCAAGAAGGCCGGGCTCAAGATATATCAATAG
- the add gene encoding adenosine deaminase has translation MSVRKSRQNPVRSDPSRIQKVELHQHVDGSIPVGLAWKLMKRHGLNPVESLTQMEKLLILQDEEMGSLLRYLDKFHYPLWITQFYENIALVVEAIVEEAYRNQVRLLELRYSPVIHTYAGLTLRQTISAALSGINRARKRFSVRAGLIVIAMRQHGPHIAKILARSAVAEGQQFHERSGVIGFDVAGLERGNPPGLFKEAYAIARTGGLGLTIHAGEDEGPHAVWQAIDELGVTRIGHGCSSVRDKVLLRRLARDKILIECCITSNYQTGAVKRGRMHPIFTFLEYGIPVAICTDNTTVSGTNQNLENKRLVRRLTVSQLAMIHQNARFYTFIRTEQQSR, from the coding sequence ATGAGCGTTAGAAAATCGCGGCAGAATCCGGTAAGGTCCGATCCGAGCCGTATCCAAAAAGTCGAGCTTCACCAGCATGTGGACGGCTCGATTCCCGTCGGGCTGGCCTGGAAGCTTATGAAGCGGCACGGACTCAACCCGGTCGAATCGCTGACCCAAATGGAAAAACTCCTGATTCTCCAGGATGAGGAAATGGGCAGTCTGCTGCGCTATCTGGACAAGTTTCATTACCCTCTTTGGATCACCCAATTTTACGAAAACATCGCTCTCGTCGTTGAGGCCATTGTGGAAGAGGCCTATCGGAATCAGGTCCGGCTCCTCGAACTCCGATACTCACCGGTCATCCATACCTATGCGGGTCTGACATTGCGGCAGACGATCAGCGCGGCCTTGAGCGGAATCAACCGCGCTCGAAAACGATTTTCCGTCCGGGCCGGGTTGATCGTGATCGCCATGCGCCAGCACGGTCCTCACATCGCCAAGATCCTGGCCCGATCCGCCGTCGCGGAAGGCCAACAGTTTCACGAACGGTCGGGCGTGATCGGGTTCGACGTGGCCGGTCTCGAACGCGGGAATCCGCCCGGTTTGTTTAAAGAAGCCTATGCCATCGCCCGCACCGGCGGCCTGGGCCTTACGATCCATGCCGGTGAAGATGAAGGGCCGCATGCCGTCTGGCAGGCCATTGACGAGTTGGGCGTGACCCGGATCGGCCACGGATGTTCATCGGTGCGCGATAAAGTGTTGTTGCGCCGACTGGCCCGCGATAAAATCCTGATCGAATGCTGCATAACGTCCAACTACCAGACCGGCGCGGTCAAACGCGGCCGTATGCACCCGATCTTCACGTTTCTGGAATACGGGATCCCGGTCGCGATTTGTACCGACAACACGACCGTCTCCGGCACCAATCAAAACCTGGAAAATAAACGACTCGTCCGAAGGCTTACTGTTTCCCAGCTGGCGATGATCCATCAAAACGCCCGCTTCTACACCTTTATCCGAACGGAGCAACAAAGCCGCTGA
- the nadA gene encoding quinolinate synthase NadA, with protein MDNAIQLKTPETGLEEYYRLSPDILDERISDVKARLGDRLLLLGHNYQRDEVYKFADYTGDSLKLSQYAAQRKDREYIVFCGVKFMAETADILTTSEQKVILPDLAAGCSMADMADIESVETAWQEITHLVPENTITPITYINSAADLKAFCGERGGLVCTSTNAERIIRWAFERREKILFFPDQHLGRNTCKRMGISLDEMVLWDPLRPNGGNRPEAVRKARVFLWQGFCSVHQMFQPQHVDLFKKQYPGIQVIVHPECSMEVVDKSDLIGSTEYIIRTVTAAPAGSRWAVGTELNLVNRLKRDNPEKEIYFLSPMVCMCSTMFRIDAPHLLWSMERLEGGAIVNQIIVPEADRTWAKVALDRMLELA; from the coding sequence ATGGACAATGCGATTCAATTAAAAACCCCGGAAACCGGTCTTGAGGAGTATTACCGGCTTTCGCCCGATATTCTTGATGAACGGATTTCGGACGTGAAAGCACGATTAGGCGATCGGCTGTTGCTCCTGGGGCACAACTATCAGCGAGACGAAGTGTACAAGTTCGCCGACTACACCGGCGACTCGTTGAAACTCTCGCAGTATGCCGCCCAACGGAAGGATCGGGAATACATCGTCTTCTGCGGCGTCAAATTCATGGCCGAGACGGCCGATATTCTAACAACATCCGAACAAAAGGTTATTCTACCGGATCTCGCTGCGGGTTGCTCGATGGCCGATATGGCGGATATCGAGTCGGTAGAGACAGCCTGGCAGGAAATCACGCATCTCGTTCCGGAGAATACCATCACCCCTATCACCTACATCAATTCAGCGGCTGACCTTAAGGCGTTTTGCGGCGAACGGGGAGGTCTGGTCTGCACCTCCACCAACGCCGAACGGATCATCCGCTGGGCCTTCGAGCGGCGCGAGAAGATCCTTTTTTTCCCCGACCAACATCTGGGCCGTAATACCTGCAAACGGATGGGCATTTCCTTGGACGAAATGGTTCTTTGGGATCCCCTGCGACCGAACGGGGGCAATCGTCCGGAAGCCGTCCGGAAGGCGCGGGTCTTTCTCTGGCAGGGCTTCTGCAGCGTCCACCAGATGTTCCAGCCGCAGCACGTGGACCTCTTCAAAAAACAATACCCGGGAATCCAGGTGATCGTTCATCCCGAATGCTCCATGGAGGTGGTGGACAAGTCGGATCTCATCGGCTCGACCGAATACATCATCCGAACCGTCACGGCCGCACCGGCCGGATCCCGATGGGCCGTCGGAACCGAGTTGAATCTTGTCAACCGTCTCAAGCGGGATAATCCCGAAAAGGAGATCTATTTTCTTTCACCGATGGTCTGCATGTGCTCGACGATGTTCCGGATCGACGCTCCCCATCTCCTCTGGTCGATGGAACGGCTTGAGGGCGGCGCCATCGTCAATCAGATTATCGTGCCGGAGGCGGACCGCACCTGGGCCAAAGTGGCCCTCGATCGGATGCTCGAATTAGCATAG
- a CDS encoding acyl-CoA thioesterase has protein sequence MKDIKGHSVSASAAEAVQVVLPNDTNPLGNVLGGRVMHWIDLIAAVVAVRHSKRPVVTASMEGLEFHSPIRLGQIAILKAALNYAGRTSMEVGVEVYAEDFRTGQRHHTSSAILTYVALDDAGRPTPVPPLHAETPDEKRRYAEAEQRYQGRKQRGPGR, from the coding sequence ATGAAGGATATCAAAGGCCATTCTGTTTCAGCCTCCGCTGCGGAAGCGGTCCAGGTCGTCCTGCCCAACGACACCAATCCGTTGGGTAACGTTCTCGGAGGGAGGGTGATGCACTGGATTGATTTGATCGCCGCCGTGGTGGCCGTCCGACACAGCAAACGACCGGTTGTGACGGCGTCGATGGAAGGGCTTGAGTTCCATTCCCCCATCCGGTTGGGCCAGATCGCCATTCTGAAAGCGGCGTTGAATTATGCAGGTCGAACCTCGATGGAGGTGGGAGTCGAAGTTTATGCGGAGGATTTCAGAACCGGCCAACGGCACCACACCAGCAGCGCGATCCTAACCTACGTGGCGCTCGATGACGCGGGAAGACCGACGCCGGTTCCCCCGTTGCATGCGGAGACGCCGGACGAGAAGCGTCGTTACGCGGAGGCCGAACAGCGTTATCAGGGGCGAAAGCAGCGAGGGCCCGGGCGTTGA